The Bacillus vallismortis genome window below encodes:
- a CDS encoding sensor histidine kinase: MKKRVAGWYRRMKIKDKLFVFLSLIMAVSFLFVYSGVQYAFHVYDEQIYRKSSEVLRMSSERIEDELKKIEDVSYEIITNEQIQRILSMQNRDDTYDQYQMKQELWDQLAEYAGDEKYIDSIHLIDARGSEYSAGSSSSDLLKQQQKEVFTRAKAKNGRNLWMTLGGSDPVLISARQIRSYHQLSLNGLGMVLIQVKVKQMIRDLPKDWGDAVGDIMIADQGGNLVYSAHASVLASEAAKETLKHPGYDLIKKNGKRYFISFLQSSYQNWSYYNVIPFDQMFEKISFMKTVIGTCFLLFFCAVLLFGRKIANSITEPIEQLVSAMKSVQDGGIEAGVSLSLPEHTQDEAGMLNRHFTVMMKRINELMEENVEKQLIIKETELKALQAQINPHFLYNTLESINWLAKANQQKQISKMVESLGFLLRNSIHMKKDTVTIQEEADIVLHYMTIQRFRFEERLNFTLDIDEEVKHCLIPKLTLQPLVENAIQYALEPFTRPCAIRLQAKKMKNCACITVEDNGPGMDEQMLETSGGRGIGLWNIRERIKLTFGEPYGLRIHSEQDKGTRIVITIPCRNEVA, encoded by the coding sequence ATGAAAAAAAGAGTCGCGGGCTGGTACAGACGGATGAAGATTAAGGATAAGCTGTTTGTGTTTCTATCTTTGATTATGGCCGTGTCCTTTCTGTTTGTATACAGCGGGGTGCAGTACGCCTTTCATGTGTATGATGAGCAGATTTACCGCAAGTCGTCGGAGGTGCTGCGGATGTCTTCTGAAAGGATCGAAGACGAGCTGAAAAAGATAGAGGATGTGTCATATGAAATCATTACGAACGAACAGATTCAGCGCATCCTGAGCATGCAAAATCGTGATGATACGTACGATCAGTATCAAATGAAGCAGGAGCTGTGGGATCAGCTGGCGGAATATGCCGGCGATGAAAAGTACATCGATTCCATTCATTTGATTGACGCCCGCGGCTCAGAGTATTCAGCCGGAAGCAGTTCCTCAGATCTTTTGAAGCAGCAGCAGAAAGAGGTGTTTACACGAGCCAAAGCGAAAAATGGAAGAAATCTTTGGATGACGCTCGGCGGTTCAGATCCTGTCCTCATTTCAGCGCGGCAGATCAGATCCTATCATCAGCTGAGTTTGAACGGTTTGGGCATGGTGCTGATTCAAGTCAAGGTGAAACAGATGATTCGTGATTTGCCAAAGGATTGGGGCGATGCGGTCGGAGACATCATGATCGCCGACCAAGGCGGGAATTTGGTGTACTCGGCACATGCTTCGGTGTTGGCGTCCGAGGCGGCAAAGGAGACGCTGAAGCACCCTGGTTATGACCTGATAAAAAAGAATGGCAAACGTTACTTTATTTCTTTCCTTCAATCATCCTATCAAAATTGGAGCTACTATAACGTCATCCCCTTTGATCAGATGTTCGAAAAAATTTCCTTTATGAAAACGGTGATCGGCACGTGTTTTCTCCTGTTTTTCTGTGCGGTTTTGCTTTTCGGAAGAAAAATCGCCAACAGCATCACGGAGCCGATTGAGCAGCTTGTGTCCGCGATGAAATCGGTGCAGGACGGCGGCATTGAGGCTGGGGTATCGCTTTCTCTGCCGGAACATACACAGGATGAGGCCGGCATGCTGAACCGCCATTTTACTGTCATGATGAAACGGATTAACGAGCTTATGGAAGAAAATGTGGAAAAGCAGCTCATCATTAAAGAAACCGAATTGAAGGCACTGCAAGCCCAGATCAACCCGCACTTTTTATATAATACGCTCGAGTCCATCAATTGGCTGGCAAAGGCGAATCAGCAAAAGCAAATTTCAAAAATGGTGGAATCGCTCGGCTTTCTGCTGCGAAACAGCATTCATATGAAAAAAGATACAGTGACCATTCAGGAGGAGGCGGACATCGTTCTTCACTATATGACCATTCAGCGGTTTCGATTTGAAGAGCGCCTGAATTTTACTTTGGATATCGACGAAGAAGTAAAGCATTGCCTTATTCCGAAACTGACGCTTCAGCCGCTGGTTGAAAATGCGATTCAATACGCGCTTGAGCCCTTCACCAGGCCGTGCGCCATCCGCCTTCAGGCGAAAAAAATGAAGAACTGTGCCTGTATTACGGTCGAAGATAACGGTCCCGGCATGGATGAACAGATGCTCGAAACATCGGGCGGAAGAGGAATCGGGCTTTGGAATATTCGTGAACGCATCAAGCTGACATTCGGAGAGCCGTACGGCTTGCGCATTCATAGTGAGCAAGACAAGGGAACGAGGATTGTGATCACAATACCGTGCCGAAATGAGGTGGCGTGA
- a CDS encoding response regulator, with translation MYKILLADDERIILDGMAGIIEWEALGASLIGKAQNGNEAYDKILSKQPDIVITDVKMPGMDGLELIKKVSVASPSVQFIVLSGFGEFEYAKEAMKYGVKHYLLKPCNEQQIISSLEEIMAELKQFDVRKKRTAHLKHELDHIRSFAADQYLEGLIAGVAQLSPLPSLAGKKVRLLILKGEQPVDAGARETFGSALTAVCSSGEWTVLAVEENAAEKAADVFGDDRMAISQAGELRHAGQLFRDTIETSGDLHGSAVISKMIRLVADELGNPNLSLKWAAKDMLFMNPDYLGKLFKQETGEKFSQYVTRVRLEHAMKQMKIRRDASVSEIAEEIGFGDNPKYFSLVFKKYTGLTPSEFRKKQGGASAG, from the coding sequence ATGTATAAGATACTGCTGGCTGATGATGAGAGGATTATTCTTGACGGAATGGCGGGAATCATTGAGTGGGAGGCGCTTGGCGCTTCATTGATCGGCAAAGCGCAGAACGGGAATGAAGCGTATGACAAGATCTTAAGCAAGCAGCCGGATATTGTCATTACAGACGTGAAAATGCCCGGTATGGACGGGCTTGAGCTGATTAAGAAGGTGTCAGTCGCCAGTCCGTCGGTTCAATTTATCGTCTTATCCGGGTTTGGAGAGTTTGAGTACGCGAAGGAAGCCATGAAATACGGGGTAAAGCATTATTTGCTGAAGCCCTGCAATGAACAGCAGATTATCAGCTCGCTGGAGGAGATCATGGCCGAGCTGAAGCAGTTCGATGTGCGGAAAAAGAGAACCGCTCATCTGAAGCATGAGCTCGATCATATCCGTTCCTTTGCCGCCGATCAATACTTGGAGGGCTTGATCGCCGGTGTAGCCCAGCTGTCACCGCTGCCTTCACTTGCCGGAAAAAAGGTACGCCTCCTGATTTTAAAAGGAGAACAACCTGTTGATGCCGGGGCTAGAGAGACATTCGGTTCGGCGCTGACAGCGGTTTGCAGCAGCGGAGAATGGACGGTGCTCGCCGTGGAGGAAAACGCCGCTGAAAAGGCGGCGGACGTTTTCGGGGACGATCGGATGGCAATCAGCCAGGCGGGAGAACTCCGGCACGCGGGGCAGCTGTTTCGGGACACCATCGAAACGTCTGGTGACCTGCACGGGAGCGCAGTGATTTCAAAAATGATCAGGCTTGTTGCCGATGAGCTCGGAAATCCGAATCTGTCCTTAAAATGGGCGGCGAAGGATATGCTGTTTATGAATCCTGATTATCTGGGAAAATTATTTAAACAGGAAACAGGCGAGAAATTTTCCCAATACGTGACGCGAGTGCGTCTTGAACATGCGATGAAGCAGATGAAAATCAGGCGGGACGCGAGTGTCTCAGAAATCGCGGAAGAAATCGGGTTTGGCGATAATCCGAAGTATTTCAGTCTCGTCTTTAAAAAATATACCGGTCTGACACCGTCAGAATTCAGAAAAAAACAGGGAGGCGCTTCCGCAGGATAG
- a CDS encoding ABC transporter substrate-binding protein — MKKICYVLLSLVCVFFFSGCSAGEEASGKKEDITLRIAWWGGQPRHDYTTKVIELYEKKNPHVHIDAEFANWDDYWKKLAPMSAAGQLPDVIQMDTAYLAQYGKKNQLEDLTPYTKDGTIDVSSIDENMLSGGKIDNKLYGFTLGVNVLSVIANDDLLKKAGASVNQENWTWEDYEKLAYDLQEQAGVYGSNGMHPPDIFFPYYLRTKGERFYKEDGTGLAYQDDQLFVDYFERQLRLVKAKTSPTPDESAQIKGMEDDFIVKGKSAITWNYSNQYLGFAQLTDSPLSLYLPPEQMKEKALTLKPSMLFSIPKSSEHKKEAAKFIDFFVNNDEANQLIKGERGVPVSDKVADAIKPKLNEEEANIVEYVETASKHISKADPPEPVGSAEVIKLLKDTSDQILFQKVSPEKAAKTFRKQANDILERNN; from the coding sequence TTGAAGAAGATTTGCTACGTGCTGCTGTCGCTTGTCTGCGTCTTTTTTTTCAGCGGATGTTCCGCGGGTGAAGAGGCATCGGGGAAAAAAGAAGACATTACGCTCAGAATCGCATGGTGGGGCGGGCAGCCAAGGCATGATTATACAACGAAGGTAATTGAACTTTACGAAAAAAAGAATCCGCACGTCCATATTGACGCAGAATTTGCGAACTGGGATGATTACTGGAAAAAGCTTGCGCCGATGTCTGCCGCCGGCCAGCTTCCCGATGTCATTCAAATGGATACCGCTTATTTGGCACAATACGGCAAGAAGAACCAGCTGGAAGATTTAACGCCGTATACAAAGGATGGAACGATTGATGTCAGTTCAATCGACGAGAATATGCTGTCGGGCGGAAAAATTGACAATAAGCTCTATGGGTTTACGCTGGGCGTCAACGTGCTGTCTGTGATTGCCAATGATGATTTGCTGAAGAAAGCCGGTGCGTCCGTCAATCAGGAAAACTGGACGTGGGAGGATTACGAGAAGCTGGCGTATGATCTTCAAGAACAAGCCGGCGTCTACGGCTCCAACGGCATGCATCCGCCTGATATTTTCTTCCCTTATTATTTGCGCACGAAGGGTGAGCGTTTTTATAAAGAAGACGGCACAGGCCTCGCGTATCAGGATGATCAGCTGTTTGTCGATTATTTTGAACGGCAGCTGAGGCTGGTGAAAGCGAAAACATCTCCAACGCCCGATGAAAGCGCACAGATTAAAGGGATGGAGGACGACTTTATCGTCAAAGGCAAGTCGGCGATTACGTGGAACTACTCCAATCAATATTTGGGTTTTGCCCAGCTGACAGACTCGCCGCTGTCTCTTTATTTGCCGCCGGAGCAAATGAAGGAAAAGGCGCTGACGCTGAAGCCGAGTATGCTGTTTTCGATTCCGAAAAGCTCTGAGCATAAAAAAGAGGCCGCGAAGTTTATTGATTTCTTCGTGAATAATGATGAAGCGAATCAGCTGATTAAAGGCGAGCGGGGTGTGCCGGTATCCGACAAAGTGGCGGATGCGATTAAACCAAAGCTGAATGAGGAAGAAGCCAATATCGTTGAATATGTAGAAACCGCTTCAAAACACATCAGCAAAGCCGATCCGCCGGAGCCCGTGGGAAGCGCGGAGGTCATCAAGCTGCTGAAGGATACGTCTGATCAAATTCTGTTTCAGAAGGTATCGCCGGAAAAAGCCGCCAAAACGTTCCGGAAGCAGGCCAATGACATTTTAGAGAGGAATAATTGA
- a CDS encoding carbohydrate ABC transporter permease: MTGNGADAMKKSRSMRKDNLAGYAFISPFIIGFLCFTVIPMGASLFLSFTSYDLFTAPKWIGLDNYKEMFTGDEKYWQSLKVTFTYVLAGVPLRLGFALFIAVILNNASKGTAIYRTLFYLPSIIGGSVAVAIMWRNIFGNDGVINALLFFVGIDQKILWYQDPTSALWTLILLSIWQFGSSMLIFLAGLKNIPSSYLEAASVDGANRVQRFFQITLPILTPIIFFNLVMQTISAFMTFTPAYIISKGEGGPLDGTLLYSLYLFQRAFNYFQMGYASAMAWVMLIIVGLITLILFKTSAYWVHYESKEE; the protein is encoded by the coding sequence TTGACGGGAAATGGGGCTGACGCAATGAAAAAAAGCCGGAGTATGAGAAAAGACAATCTGGCGGGATACGCTTTTATTTCTCCGTTTATTATCGGGTTCCTTTGTTTTACGGTGATTCCGATGGGAGCGTCCCTGTTTCTGTCCTTCACAAGCTATGACTTGTTTACGGCGCCGAAATGGATCGGGCTCGATAACTACAAGGAAATGTTTACGGGTGACGAAAAGTATTGGCAGTCGCTGAAGGTGACGTTTACGTATGTGCTTGCCGGGGTTCCGCTCCGCCTCGGCTTCGCGCTTTTTATCGCTGTCATTTTAAACAATGCATCAAAAGGAACGGCCATTTACAGAACGCTCTTTTATCTGCCTTCGATCATCGGCGGGAGCGTGGCCGTGGCGATTATGTGGCGCAATATTTTTGGCAATGACGGGGTCATCAATGCGCTGCTGTTTTTTGTGGGGATTGATCAAAAAATTCTTTGGTATCAGGACCCGACAAGTGCGCTGTGGACATTGATTTTGCTGTCCATCTGGCAGTTCGGGTCATCGATGCTGATTTTTCTGGCCGGCCTGAAAAACATTCCGTCTTCGTATTTGGAAGCGGCCAGTGTGGACGGGGCAAATCGGGTGCAGCGTTTCTTTCAAATTACGCTTCCGATTCTCACGCCGATTATCTTCTTTAATCTAGTGATGCAGACGATTTCTGCTTTTATGACGTTTACACCTGCCTATATCATTTCAAAGGGAGAGGGCGGGCCGCTTGACGGGACGCTTTTATATTCGCTTTATTTGTTCCAGCGGGCGTTTAACTATTTTCAAATGGGCTACGCATCGGCGATGGCGTGGGTCATGCTGATCATTGTCGGGCTGATTACGCTGATTTTGTTTAAGACATCGGCCTATTGGGTTCATTACGAGTCAAAGGAGGAATGA
- a CDS encoding carbohydrate ABC transporter permease, with product MEPVNQPVREAPVFERKKAGRVRLKRILFHVFTASLAVLLLYPVIWLFVSSFKESSSIFTTSHSLIPDPFILSNYAEGWKGIAGQPFLTFIKNSAIIVGLSTIGAVLSSAVIAYGFARIPFKGKAFWFVCMMGTLMLPHEVLMIPQYILFAKLGWLNSFKPIVVPPFFGHAFFIFLMIQFIRTIPEELDEAARIDGCGRFACFWRIILPLIAPALATSAIFSFYWKWEELIQPLLYLNKPELYSVSLALKLFLDTESASNWGAMFAMSAVSLLPVILVFFLFQKYIVQGISTTGLK from the coding sequence ATGGAGCCGGTCAACCAGCCTGTCAGAGAAGCCCCGGTTTTTGAGAGAAAAAAAGCCGGACGCGTCAGGCTCAAGCGCATACTGTTCCATGTTTTTACGGCATCGCTGGCGGTGTTATTGCTGTACCCGGTCATTTGGCTGTTTGTCAGCTCGTTTAAGGAAAGCTCCAGTATTTTTACAACCTCTCATTCTCTCATTCCCGACCCTTTTATTCTCAGCAACTATGCGGAAGGATGGAAGGGCATTGCGGGGCAGCCGTTTCTGACCTTTATTAAAAACTCGGCGATCATTGTCGGGCTGTCCACAATCGGCGCCGTCCTGTCATCGGCTGTCATTGCATACGGATTTGCGCGCATCCCGTTTAAGGGAAAAGCGTTTTGGTTCGTCTGCATGATGGGGACGTTAATGCTGCCGCATGAAGTGCTGATGATTCCGCAGTATATTTTGTTTGCGAAATTAGGCTGGCTGAATTCTTTTAAACCGATTGTCGTTCCGCCATTTTTCGGGCATGCGTTTTTTATTTTTCTGATGATCCAGTTTATCCGGACGATTCCCGAGGAGTTGGATGAAGCGGCGAGAATCGACGGATGCGGGCGCTTTGCCTGCTTTTGGCGGATTATTCTGCCGCTGATTGCCCCAGCGCTTGCGACGTCTGCGATTTTCTCCTTCTATTGGAAGTGGGAGGAGCTGATTCAGCCGCTTTTGTACTTGAATAAACCTGAGCTTTACTCTGTTTCACTCGCGCTGAAGCTTTTCCTCGATACGGAATCAGCTTCGAACTGGGGCGCGATGTTTGCCATGTCGGCTGTCTCGTTATTGCCTGTGATTCTTGTCTTCTTTTTGTTTCAGAAATATATCGTTCAGGGCATTAGTACGACCGGATTAAAATAA
- the yesR gene encoding rhamnogalacturonyl hydrolase YesR has translation MAQLIFDEEKVTSVIDRIVKRTFQMDFAWDWPGGVAFYGVAEAYEATENEEYINLLKTWVDEQLEDGLPLLSINGVSIGHTLLFLHKVTGDHVYLETAGEMAEYVLHKAPRFGEGILQHTVNSTEYVFPEQAWADTLMMAGLFMLRIGRVMEREDYFEDGLRQFHGHEDVLQDPVTNLYYHAWDNKAQNHLSGIYWGRANGWAALTMAKALPLIEVTHPSFMIIDGSLRDQLSALVRLQDESGLWHTILDDPDSYLEVSASAGIASALLPNGKLYTKYAQKSLAAILDAVEEDGRVSKVSAGTAVMKNAEGYKQVPYKRIQGWGQGLALTFLADVLRTKKRVYQ, from the coding sequence ATGGCACAGCTTATCTTTGATGAAGAAAAGGTTACATCCGTGATTGACCGAATTGTGAAACGGACATTTCAAATGGATTTTGCATGGGATTGGCCGGGCGGCGTGGCGTTTTACGGTGTGGCGGAGGCGTATGAAGCGACGGAAAACGAGGAATATATCAATCTGTTAAAAACGTGGGTTGATGAACAGCTTGAGGATGGGCTGCCGCTGCTTTCGATCAACGGAGTTTCCATCGGCCATACGCTTTTGTTTCTCCACAAGGTGACGGGTGATCACGTGTATTTGGAAACGGCGGGTGAGATGGCGGAATATGTGCTGCATAAGGCGCCGCGCTTTGGCGAGGGGATCCTTCAGCATACGGTTAATTCGACGGAATACGTGTTTCCTGAGCAGGCATGGGCGGACACGCTGATGATGGCAGGGCTGTTTATGCTGAGAATCGGGCGGGTGATGGAGCGTGAGGATTATTTTGAAGATGGTCTGCGCCAGTTCCACGGACATGAAGATGTGCTTCAGGACCCTGTCACGAATTTGTACTACCACGCCTGGGACAACAAAGCGCAAAATCATCTGTCGGGGATTTATTGGGGCAGGGCGAACGGCTGGGCCGCACTTACGATGGCGAAGGCGCTTCCGCTCATTGAGGTGACGCATCCTTCTTTTATGATCATTGACGGCTCGCTCAGAGACCAGCTGAGCGCGCTCGTCCGGCTGCAGGATGAATCAGGGCTCTGGCACACCATTTTGGATGATCCGGATTCGTATCTCGAGGTTTCGGCTTCGGCGGGGATTGCATCTGCTCTTTTGCCGAACGGAAAGCTGTATACAAAATACGCGCAGAAATCGCTTGCCGCCATTTTGGATGCGGTGGAAGAGGACGGACGGGTCAGCAAGGTATCGGCCGGAACAGCCGTCATGAAAAATGCCGAAGGATACAAACAGGTGCCTTACAAACGAATACAAGGATGGGGACAGGGACTTGCGCTGACTTTTCTTGCTGATGTGCTAAGAACGAAAAAACGCGTGTATCAGTAA
- a CDS encoding AraC family transcriptional regulator, translating into MKKQPQQKERVSRWKGTYFKRNFVFILLIACIPGLLTGGAIYFLSIDKVEKELQRSHETQVAREVSRMDEKLGVLELTLTQMAYDSSLMNGLEEKDLEKDYTFSYQLTKKLFLLRDQQPLIEQASIFLNSPRPLVLSPEYSALTEQETLRKYRSLLASDNSIYWNRSGNQAMLIQLIPGSAEKPFGAIMLAVDPLEMESILQSLSPYPEGSALLLDQNREVLFQEGEKDLEKTLIEEIKKQPDEKGHFQMEWGGTLYSVSFGEMNRMHQQWTFVSAAPLSAITAPMVFLSKVIIVMLGICIGLAVCMTWYAAKKIYRPIQHLLGLFTGGEKKTWQVSGQDEFKWIEKRWHDLSLESRKLQEQLLRQTPHMKKSFLQHLLQGDFYYDNEASLRSRMEEAGWNIGENVFQVLDLQVTGLRCETSIFRAGDEQLAVFTLTNLAEELAAKRCFQPSILHIGRLSVTVLVMKTNRADLRAYVTELAHQFDDLTGLHLTGTMSRKTELVAEIRSLYQDVKSGKSHRRFANRHQVIDLQAGFPQDEQSAPYYPFELEKQIVRAIRLERKQEAEDLIRVCMEELAEKAGIDRHVHSALIQVFSRIQEDILHSGLNPSELFQHRDLLLEVSELRESGEAAAWLMDAVVTPYLSKLEGRKNRQEKQLAERVMAMIHEQYMADLSLESCADALGMNSYTLSKAFKQVTGINFIDYVTQIRIEKAKELLVNTNKKILDVSEEVGYRHNYFNRIFKKQVGVPPGVFRQMYQETP; encoded by the coding sequence ATGAAAAAACAGCCTCAACAGAAGGAACGGGTTTCACGCTGGAAGGGAACGTATTTCAAAAGAAACTTTGTCTTCATTTTGCTGATTGCCTGTATTCCCGGATTGCTGACTGGCGGCGCTATCTATTTTCTTTCGATCGACAAGGTGGAGAAGGAACTGCAGAGGTCGCATGAAACACAGGTGGCGCGTGAAGTCAGCCGGATGGATGAAAAGCTGGGAGTGCTGGAGCTGACTCTCACCCAGATGGCGTACGATTCTTCGCTGATGAATGGATTGGAAGAGAAGGATTTGGAGAAAGATTATACGTTCTCCTATCAATTAACGAAAAAGCTGTTTCTTTTACGGGACCAGCAGCCGCTGATCGAGCAGGCTTCCATCTTTCTGAACAGCCCCCGGCCTCTTGTGCTGAGCCCTGAATACAGCGCTTTGACAGAACAGGAGACGCTTCGCAAGTATCGCTCGCTGCTTGCCTCGGACAACAGTATTTATTGGAACCGATCCGGAAATCAAGCGATGCTGATCCAGCTCATTCCGGGTTCGGCGGAGAAACCGTTCGGCGCGATCATGCTGGCGGTTGATCCGTTAGAAATGGAGTCGATCCTGCAAAGCTTGTCCCCTTATCCTGAGGGCAGTGCGCTGCTTCTGGACCAAAATCGGGAAGTGCTTTTTCAGGAAGGAGAAAAGGATTTAGAAAAGACTTTAATTGAAGAGATAAAAAAACAGCCGGACGAGAAAGGGCATTTTCAGATGGAATGGGGCGGCACGTTGTATTCCGTCTCCTTTGGAGAAATGAACCGCATGCATCAGCAGTGGACCTTTGTGTCAGCGGCGCCTCTTTCAGCCATTACAGCGCCGATGGTGTTTTTATCAAAAGTGATCATCGTCATGCTTGGCATTTGCATCGGCTTAGCGGTGTGCATGACGTGGTACGCAGCAAAAAAAATCTATCGCCCCATTCAGCATTTGCTTGGCTTGTTTACCGGGGGAGAGAAGAAAACATGGCAGGTGTCCGGGCAGGATGAATTCAAGTGGATTGAAAAGCGATGGCATGACCTATCCCTTGAAAGCCGGAAGCTTCAGGAGCAGCTCCTGCGGCAGACGCCCCATATGAAAAAGAGTTTTTTGCAGCACCTCTTGCAGGGCGATTTTTACTATGACAACGAGGCAAGTCTCAGATCACGGATGGAGGAGGCTGGATGGAACATCGGAGAAAACGTGTTTCAGGTGCTTGATCTTCAGGTGACAGGGCTCCGTTGTGAAACAAGCATCTTCCGCGCCGGTGATGAACAGCTCGCTGTATTTACCCTGACCAATCTGGCCGAGGAGCTTGCGGCAAAACGCTGTTTTCAGCCCTCCATTCTTCATATCGGCCGGCTTTCCGTCACCGTGCTTGTGATGAAAACAAACAGAGCTGATCTGAGGGCGTACGTAACGGAGCTTGCACACCAATTTGACGATCTCACCGGATTACACCTGACCGGGACGATGAGCAGGAAGACGGAGCTCGTCGCGGAAATCCGTTCTTTATATCAGGATGTGAAAAGCGGAAAATCCCACAGGCGGTTTGCCAACCGGCATCAGGTGATTGATTTACAGGCCGGCTTCCCTCAGGATGAGCAGTCCGCCCCTTATTACCCTTTTGAGCTGGAAAAACAAATTGTTCGGGCCATCCGTCTGGAAAGAAAACAGGAAGCCGAGGACCTGATACGTGTCTGCATGGAGGAACTGGCGGAAAAGGCGGGCATAGACAGACATGTGCACTCCGCCCTGATTCAAGTGTTTTCCCGCATTCAGGAGGATATTCTGCATTCCGGGCTCAATCCGAGCGAACTGTTTCAGCATCGGGATCTGCTTCTGGAGGTTTCAGAATTGCGCGAATCCGGTGAAGCGGCGGCCTGGCTGATGGATGCTGTCGTTACACCATATCTTTCCAAGCTTGAGGGCAGAAAAAACAGACAGGAAAAGCAGCTGGCGGAACGTGTGATGGCCATGATTCATGAACAGTATATGGCGGATCTTTCGCTGGAAAGCTGTGCCGATGCGCTTGGCATGAATTCATACACGTTAAGCAAGGCATTTAAGCAAGTAACCGGCATTAATTTTATTGATTATGTGACCCAAATCAGAATTGAAAAGGCGAAAGAGCTGCTGGTGAATACGAATAAGAAAATTCTTGACGTGTCAGAAGAAGTCGGCTACCGACACAATTACTTTAACCGGATTTTTAAAAAACAGGTCGGCGTGCCGCCGGGTGTCTTCAGGCAAATGTATCAGGAAACGCCGTGA
- a CDS encoding rhamnogalacturonan acetylesterase: MMEKAIQVFLAGDSTVSDCPPHEAPMAGWGQVFGQLFSKDVKVRNHAKGGASTNSFVEEGRLQAIADRIMPGDYLFIQFGHNDQKPRGTQPYSTFQQFLTLFADTAREKGAHPVFVTSVQRRRFDENGRIEHTLDEYPDAMKALAKELAVPVIDLLAKTKVLYEAYGPEESKRLFVWLQPNEHPNYPEGIADNTHFSEEGAMEVAKLVAEGIEELGLPLKDHLVSREGKEYV, translated from the coding sequence GTGATGGAAAAAGCGATTCAAGTGTTTTTAGCGGGGGATTCCACCGTGAGTGACTGCCCGCCTCATGAAGCGCCTATGGCGGGGTGGGGGCAGGTATTCGGGCAATTGTTTTCTAAAGATGTGAAGGTGCGCAATCACGCCAAAGGAGGAGCGAGCACCAATTCTTTTGTGGAGGAAGGAAGGCTTCAGGCGATTGCTGACCGTATCATGCCAGGCGATTATTTGTTTATTCAATTCGGCCACAATGACCAGAAACCGCGGGGGACGCAGCCGTACTCTACGTTTCAGCAGTTTCTCACCCTGTTTGCAGATACGGCACGCGAAAAGGGAGCGCATCCTGTGTTCGTCACATCAGTGCAGCGCCGCCGCTTTGATGAAAACGGGCGGATCGAGCATACGCTTGACGAATATCCTGATGCGATGAAAGCACTGGCAAAGGAGCTTGCTGTGCCCGTGATCGATCTGCTGGCGAAAACAAAGGTGCTGTATGAAGCATACGGACCGGAGGAGTCGAAGCGATTGTTCGTTTGGCTTCAGCCGAATGAACATCCGAATTATCCGGAAGGCATTGCGGACAATACGCATTTTTCGGAAGAAGGGGCGATGGAGGTTGCGAAGCTTGTGGCAGAAGGCATTGAGGAACTCGGCCTTCCGCTGAAGGACCATCTCGTGAGCCGGGAGGGAAAAGAATATGTATAA
- a CDS encoding YesU family protein: MYKEGACLYRNPLRSASDVKDWRMEGGGQISFDDRRLHLSHVQDEAHFVYWCPETFPDGIIVTWDFSPIEQPGLCMLFFSAAGIGGEDLFDPSLKKRTGKYPEYHSGDINALHLSYFRRKYAEERAFRTCNLRKSRGFHLAAMGADPLPSPDDADSPYQMKLIKDKGYVHFSINDLPILEWTDDGSAHGPVLTKGKIGLRQMAPMKAAYRDFAVHQAVRR, translated from the coding sequence ATGTATAAGGAAGGCGCGTGCCTGTACCGCAATCCGCTCCGGTCAGCAAGCGATGTGAAGGATTGGCGGATGGAGGGGGGCGGACAGATTTCATTTGACGATCGCCGCTTGCACCTGTCGCATGTTCAGGACGAAGCACACTTTGTCTATTGGTGCCCGGAAACCTTTCCGGACGGCATCATTGTGACGTGGGATTTCTCGCCGATTGAGCAGCCTGGACTTTGTATGCTGTTTTTTTCCGCTGCGGGGATTGGAGGCGAGGATTTGTTTGATCCAAGTCTCAAGAAAAGAACGGGAAAGTACCCTGAATATCATTCAGGAGACATCAACGCGCTCCACCTGTCGTATTTCCGCAGAAAATACGCGGAAGAAAGAGCGTTCCGCACCTGCAATTTAAGAAAAAGCCGCGGTTTCCACCTCGCCGCGATGGGAGCTGACCCGCTGCCTTCTCCAGACGACGCTGATTCTCCGTATCAGATGAAGCTCATCAAAGACAAAGGCTATGTGCACTTTTCAATCAATGATCTGCCCATTCTTGAGTGGACGGACGACGGCAGCGCACATGGGCCTGTGTTAACAAAAGGAAAAATCGGGCTCCGGCAGATGGCGCCCATGAAGGCGGCTTATCGAGATTTTGCCGTGCACCAAGCGGTGAGAAGATGA